CCGGCTACGGCCCCGACAACCCGCTGAACCTGCAGCTTCGCTACAACACCTCCGACGAGCACAAGAAGATCGCCATTGCCCTGGCGGCGATGTGGAAGCCGCTCGGCGTCAATATCCAGATGATCAACGCCGAGGCCACCGTCCACTATCAGACCATCCAGCAGGGCGACTTCGACATCGCCCGGGCCGGCTGGATCGCCGACTACAACGATGCCGAGAACTTCCTGACCCTGCTGCGCAGCGGTGTCGGCAACAACTACGGCGGCTACTCCAACCCCGAGTACGACAAGTTGCTCGACCAGGCCGCCAATACCCTGGATCTCGACAAGCGCCAACAGCTCCTGCAGCAGGCCGAGAACGTCGCCCTCGACGACTACGCCCTGGCGCCGCTGCTCTACTACGTGACGCGCAATCTGGTGAATCCGTCGATCGCCGGCTGGCAGGACAACGCCGAGGACGACCACCCCTCGCGCTGGGTGACCTTCACCGAGTAAGCCCCTTCCCATGACGAATTCGCCGCCCCTGCCGGGGCGGCGTGCGGAATACTCCATGCTGACCTATACGCTGAAGCGGCTGCTGCAGGCCGTCCCGACGATGCTGGTGGTGATCACCCTTTCGTTTTTCCTGATGCGCGTCGCCCCGGGCGGCCCGTTCGACGGCGAGCGCCAGTTGCCGCCCGAGATCGAGGCCAACCTCAAGGCGGCCTATCATCTTGACGACCCCTTGCCGATGCAGTACCTGCGCTACATGGGCAACCTGCTGCAGGGCGATTTCGGGCCGTCGTTCAAGTACAAGGACTTTTCGGTCACCGAGTTGATCGCTCAGGGCTTCCCGGTGAGTCTCGAGATCGGCGGGCTGGCGATTCTGCTCGCGCTGCTGCTCGGCCTTCCGCTGGGAATCATCGCCGCGCTCAGGCGCAATTCGGCGGTCGATTACGCGGTGATGAGCGTGGCGCTGGCCGGCATCGCGGTGCCCAACTTCGTGATCGCGCCGATCCTGGCGCTGGTCTTCGGCGTGCTGCTCGCCTGGCTGCCGGCCGGCGGCTGGAATGGCGGCGCGCTGCCCAACCTGGTGCTGCCGGTGATCGCCCTGTCGATCCAGCAGATCGCCTACATCGCGCGGATGATGCGCGCCAGCATGATCGAGGTGCTCGGCAGCCACTATATCCGCACCGCGCGCGCCAAGGGACTCTCCGAGCGCCAGGTGATCTGGCGCCACGCGATCCGCCCGGCGCTGCTGCCGGTGACCTCCTATCTGGGCCCGGCGGTCGCCGGGATCATCACCGGCTCGGTGGTGATCGAGCAAATCTTCGGCATTCCCGGCATCGGCCGTTACTTCGTGCAGGGCGCGCTCAACCGCGACTACACCCTGGTGATGGGCACGGTGGTGTTCTACGGCGCGCTGATCGTGCTGATGAACCTGCTCGTCGATCTGATCTATTCCGCGCTCGACCCGCAAATCCGCTATGACGACTGACCGGCCAGGGATGCACTGCCATGACCACTGATACCACGCCCTACAGCGGCCGCAACATGCCGGCCGGCGGCCCCTACCCACCCGCCGAGCCCGACCCGGCGGGCGCTCCGGTCGCCGGCGAGAGCCTCGGCCGGGACGCCTGGCGGCGGCTCAAGCAGAACAAGGCGGCGATGGTCAGCCTGGTGCTGCTGATCGCGATCGCCGCGGCCTGCCTGATCGGCCCCTACCTGCTGCCCTGGGGGCTCGCCGAAGTCGACTGGAGCGCCTTCAACGCCGCGCCGAGCCTCGAGAACGGCCACTTCCTGGGCACCGACGCCAACGGTCGCGACCTGCTCACCCGCACCCTCTACGGCGGCCGCGTGTCGCTGTCGGTGGCGCTGGTGGCGAGCTTCGTCAGCCTGGTGATCGGGGTACTCTACGGCGCCATCTCCGGCTACGTCGGCGGACGCCTGGACAGCGTCATGATGCGCTTCGTCGACATCATGTACTCGCTGCCGTTCATGTTCCTGGTGATCCTGCTGATGGTGGTGTTCGGGCGCAACATCTTCCTGATCTACGCCGCCATCGGCGCGGTCGAGTGGCTGGACATGGCGCGCATCGTGCGTGGCCAGACGCTGGCGCTCAAGCAGCGCGAATTCATCGAGGCCGCCCACGCGCTGGGCGTGCGCGACCGCAAGATCGTCACCCGCCACCTGATTCCCAACGCCATCGGCCCGGTGATCGTCTATGTCACGCTCACCGTGCCCAAGGTCATCCTGCTCGAGAGCTTCCTGTCGTTCCTCGGCCTCGGCGTGCAGGAGCCGTTGACCAGTTGGGGCGTGCTGATCTCCGAAGGCACCGACATGATGCAAAGCGCGCCGTGGCTGCTGATCGTGCCCTCGCTGTTCCTCGCCACGACGCTATTCTGTCTCAACTTCCTGGGCGACGGGCTGCGCGATGCCCTCGACCCGAAAACACGCTGAGGTGACCGTGGCTGACAATCTGCTTGAAATCGACAACCTGAGCGTCGACTTCCAACTGCCCACCGGCACGGTCTCCGCGGTCAAGGGCGTGAGCTTTTCGATCCAGCCCGGCGAGACGCTGGCGCTGGTCGGCGAATCGGGCTCGGGCAAGTCGGTGTCATCGACCGCCGCGATGCGCCTGCTGCCCGAACTGGCCCAGACCTCGGGCGCCATTCGCTTCAAGGGCGAGGATCTGTTGAGGGTCACGCCCAAGCGCATGCGGCGCATCCGCGGCAATGCGATCTCGATGATCTTCCAGGAGCCGATGACCTCGCTCAATCCGCTGCACCGCATCGGGGCGCAGATCGCCGAGGTGCTGGAAAAGCACCGCGGGCTCAAGGGCCGCAAGGCTCGCGCCAAGGTCGTCGACCTGCTCGAGCAGGTCGGCATTCCCGAGCCCGCCCGACGCTCACACAGCTACCCCTACGAGCTTTCCGGGGGCCAGCGCCAGCGAGTGATGATCGCCATGGCGCTGGCCTGCGAGCCGGAACTGTTGATCGCCGACGAACCCACCACCGCGCTCGACGTTACCGTTCAGGCGCAGATCCTGGCGCTGCTCAAGGACCTGCAGGCGCGCTATGGCATGGCGATCCTGTTCA
The genomic region above belongs to Halomonas zincidurans B6 and contains:
- the oppB gene encoding oligopeptide ABC transporter permease OppB gives rise to the protein MLTYTLKRLLQAVPTMLVVITLSFFLMRVAPGGPFDGERQLPPEIEANLKAAYHLDDPLPMQYLRYMGNLLQGDFGPSFKYKDFSVTELIAQGFPVSLEIGGLAILLALLLGLPLGIIAALRRNSAVDYAVMSVALAGIAVPNFVIAPILALVFGVLLAWLPAGGWNGGALPNLVLPVIALSIQQIAYIARMMRASMIEVLGSHYIRTARAKGLSERQVIWRHAIRPALLPVTSYLGPAVAGIITGSVVIEQIFGIPGIGRYFVQGALNRDYTLVMGTVVFYGALIVLMNLLVDLIYSALDPQIRYDD
- a CDS encoding ABC transporter permease, whose amino-acid sequence is MPAGGPYPPAEPDPAGAPVAGESLGRDAWRRLKQNKAAMVSLVLLIAIAAACLIGPYLLPWGLAEVDWSAFNAAPSLENGHFLGTDANGRDLLTRTLYGGRVSLSVALVASFVSLVIGVLYGAISGYVGGRLDSVMMRFVDIMYSLPFMFLVILLMVVFGRNIFLIYAAIGAVEWLDMARIVRGQTLALKQREFIEAAHALGVRDRKIVTRHLIPNAIGPVIVYVTLTVPKVILLESFLSFLGLGVQEPLTSWGVLISEGTDMMQSAPWLLIVPSLFLATTLFCLNFLGDGLRDALDPKTR